One region of Hoeflea sp. 108 genomic DNA includes:
- a CDS encoding SRPBCC domain-containing protein, with the protein MTDFLEAEDRSDAIVVECELEAEPEKVWRALTVPELVSAWLDVPVADKVTADTTGPAYRIIEALPFSRVRYAWNDASASEPETFVTFDLEAQPGGGTWFRLTHSAEPMRTIAAPANSNSPPLMRAA; encoded by the coding sequence ATGACGGACTTTCTCGAGGCTGAAGACCGGAGCGATGCGATCGTCGTCGAATGCGAGCTGGAGGCCGAGCCGGAAAAGGTCTGGCGCGCGCTGACGGTGCCGGAACTGGTGTCGGCCTGGCTCGACGTGCCCGTTGCGGACAAAGTGACTGCGGATACGACTGGCCCTGCCTACCGGATCATCGAGGCGCTGCCCTTCTCGCGGGTTCGCTACGCCTGGAACGACGCCAGTGCGAGCGAGCCCGAAACCTTCGTGACCTTCGACCTAGAGGCCCAGCCGGGCGGCGGCACATGGTTCCGGCTGACCCACAGCGCCGAGCCGATGAGAACCATTGCCGCGCCGGCGAATTCGAACAGCCCGCCGCTGATGCGCGCCGCTTAA
- a CDS encoding ATP-dependent Clp protease proteolytic subunit: MRDTMQLVPMVVEQSPRGERSFDIFSRLLRERIVFLNGEVDDNSASLICAQLLFLESENPTREISFYINSPGGVVSSGFAIYDTMQFIRCPVSTLCMGTAGSMGSFLLMAGARGRRIALPNASVILHQPSGGFRGQASDIERHAEDILKLKRRMTRLYAEHCGRTEEEVARVLDRDFFFTAEEARDWGIVDHVYDRRETVEGFSAK; encoded by the coding sequence ATGCGCGACACGATGCAGCTCGTCCCTATGGTCGTGGAACAATCGCCGCGTGGCGAACGCTCCTTCGATATCTTTTCCCGGCTCCTGCGCGAGCGGATCGTCTTCCTCAACGGCGAGGTCGACGACAACTCGGCCTCGCTCATCTGCGCGCAACTGCTATTCCTAGAGTCGGAAAATCCGACCCGCGAAATCTCGTTCTACATCAATTCGCCCGGCGGCGTGGTGAGCAGCGGCTTTGCGATATACGACACGATGCAGTTCATCCGCTGCCCTGTGTCGACGCTGTGCATGGGCACAGCGGGGTCGATGGGCTCGTTCCTGCTGATGGCCGGTGCTCGCGGCCGGCGCATCGCCTTGCCCAATGCGAGCGTGATCCTGCACCAGCCCTCCGGCGGCTTCCGCGGCCAGGCCTCCGACATCGAGCGCCATGCCGAGGATATTCTCAAGCTCAAGCGGCGCATGACGAGGCTCTATGCCGAGCATTGCGGGCGCACCGAGGAGGAAGTGGCGCGCGTGCTCGACCGCGATTTCTTCTTCACCGCCGAAGAAGCCAGGGACTGGGGCATCGTCGACCACGTCTATGATCGCCGCGAAACCGTCGAAGGCTTTTCCGCGAAATAG
- a CDS encoding MFS transporter, translating into MGYLSFLRDNSRWLTGGFLLTFFSTFGMTSFIALSAGDIRRDYGLSHGEFGTLYMFATLASALSLPRLGQIVDRYSVRKVVLFVVPMLALASASMALSRHLVLLFVTIYLLRLFGQGMMVHAAYTATARWFSAQRGRALSAVILGHNAGDAVIPMGFVLIAASVGWRNGWLLATAALALIAVPAIALLVAEDRKPRSSDPEVPRIDARDWTRVEVVRDPVFYLLLLGVMAPGLIVTTLFFHQVYLVELRGWSLEVFASSFLVAAVVNAVFTLVVGLLLDRFSGVALLPFVLLPLGLACLLLGLVDAQWGAFGFMALLGISNGLSTTLFGAVWPEVYGLKHLGSIRALIVSAGVFASAIGPGLTGFLIDGGVSYPAQIVAMAIYCFAISFVLLLASRRIRARSQEQAIPVAVGV; encoded by the coding sequence GTGGGCTATCTTTCCTTCCTTCGCGACAACAGCCGCTGGCTTACAGGCGGTTTTCTGCTCACCTTCTTCTCGACCTTCGGCATGACGTCGTTCATCGCGCTGTCGGCCGGCGATATCCGCCGCGACTATGGCCTGTCGCATGGCGAATTTGGCACGCTCTACATGTTTGCCACATTGGCCAGCGCCTTGAGTCTGCCGCGGCTTGGCCAGATCGTCGACCGCTACAGTGTGCGGAAAGTGGTGCTGTTCGTCGTGCCGATGCTGGCGCTTGCGAGCGCCTCGATGGCGCTGTCACGGCACCTCGTCCTGCTGTTTGTGACAATCTATCTGCTGCGCCTGTTTGGCCAGGGCATGATGGTGCATGCCGCCTACACGGCGACGGCGCGCTGGTTTTCCGCTCAAAGGGGGCGGGCGCTTTCAGCTGTTATTCTCGGCCACAATGCAGGTGACGCCGTCATTCCGATGGGCTTCGTGCTGATCGCCGCCTCGGTTGGCTGGCGCAACGGCTGGCTGCTGGCGACCGCAGCGCTGGCGTTGATCGCCGTGCCGGCAATCGCGTTGCTGGTTGCTGAGGACAGAAAACCGCGCTCGTCCGATCCAGAGGTGCCACGGATAGATGCGCGCGACTGGACGCGGGTTGAGGTGGTCCGCGATCCTGTGTTCTATCTGCTGCTTCTCGGCGTCATGGCGCCGGGGCTGATCGTGACGACCCTGTTCTTCCACCAGGTCTATCTGGTGGAATTGCGCGGCTGGTCGCTGGAGGTGTTCGCCTCGTCCTTTCTGGTGGCGGCGGTGGTCAATGCCGTCTTCACGCTGGTTGTCGGCCTGCTCCTCGACCGCTTTTCCGGGGTGGCGCTGCTGCCTTTCGTGTTGCTGCCTCTGGGGCTCGCCTGTCTGTTGCTGGGCCTCGTCGATGCGCAATGGGGCGCGTTCGGCTTCATGGCGCTGCTCGGCATTTCCAACGGTCTGTCGACGACGCTGTTCGGCGCCGTCTGGCCCGAAGTCTATGGCCTGAAGCACCTGGGCTCGATCAGGGCCCTTATCGTTTCCGCCGGCGTGTTCGCGTCGGCAATCGGGCCCGGCTTGACCGGGTTCCTGATCGATGGCGGCGTCAGCTACCCGGCCCAGATCGTGGCGATGGCGATCTACTGCTTCGCCATCTCGTTCGTCCTGCTCCTGGCTTCGCGGCGGATCCGCGCGCGAAGCCAGGAGCAGGCAATCCCTGTTGCGGTTGGCGTGTAG
- a CDS encoding GNAT family N-acetyltransferase: MAVIEISFDLSRIDFDRTSDEIRQSYWGRARNDDLNRRALDNSLCVGAYLDGKQVGFARVVTDYACFAYVCDVIVWAEHRGLGIGKTLIQALLDHPELQSVTGWSLRTSDAHSLYEKFGFVTSADGMYMRFARQPAAQA; encoded by the coding sequence ATGGCTGTGATCGAGATCAGCTTCGACCTTTCACGGATCGACTTCGACAGGACCTCCGACGAGATCAGGCAGAGCTACTGGGGGCGCGCGCGCAATGACGATCTCAATCGCCGCGCGCTTGATAACTCGCTCTGTGTCGGCGCCTATCTCGACGGAAAGCAGGTGGGTTTCGCGCGCGTTGTCACCGACTATGCCTGCTTTGCCTATGTCTGCGACGTCATCGTCTGGGCCGAACATCGCGGGCTGGGCATCGGCAAGACGCTCATACAGGCGTTGCTCGACCATCCGGAGCTGCAAAGCGTGACCGGCTGGAGCTTGCGCACCAGCGACGCGCACAGCCTCTACGAAAAGTTCGGCTTCGTGACCTCGGCTGACGGCATGTACATGCGCTTCGCGCGGCAGCCGGCCGCGCAAGCATAG
- a CDS encoding NAD+ synthase, whose translation MTKKTPDILRIAVAQLNPTVGDVAGNIAKAREARADAARQGADLVLFTELFIAGYPPEDLVLKPAFVTACERAAEEFAKETGDGGPGVIIGVPLRRKSGLHNSVIIADGGKIIAERFKVDLPNYGEFDEKRVFQAGPDMPGPVNFRGVRLGIPICEDIWGELGVCETLAESGAEILLVPNGSPYYRAKMDVRHQVAIRQVIESGLPLLYANQLGGQDELVFDGASFAINTDHSLAFQMSQFEETVAITTWKRNGEGWACVEGPMSKIPEREEADYRACMLGLRDYVNKNGFKNVVLGLSGGIDSAICAALAVDALGEERLRAIMMPYRYTSKDSLKDAEDCARALGCRYDIVPIHEPVDGFSHALTQLFEGTKEGITEENLQSRARGTILMAVSNKFGSMVVTTGNKSEMSVGYATLYGDMNGGFNPIKDLYKMQVYALSRWRNTHVPPGALGPSGEVIPKNIIDKAPSAELRENQTDQDSLPPYPVLDDILECLVENEMGVDEIFARGHDRDTVHRIEHLLYIAEYKRRQAAPGVKITKKNFGRDRRYPITNRFRDRG comes from the coding sequence CATTGCAGTTGCCCAGCTCAACCCGACGGTCGGCGATGTCGCCGGCAACATCGCCAAGGCGCGCGAAGCGCGAGCGGATGCGGCGCGGCAGGGTGCCGACCTCGTGCTGTTCACCGAACTGTTCATCGCCGGCTATCCGCCGGAGGATCTGGTGCTGAAGCCTGCCTTCGTTACCGCCTGCGAGCGCGCGGCCGAGGAGTTCGCCAAGGAAACCGGCGACGGCGGGCCTGGTGTCATCATTGGCGTGCCGCTCAGGCGCAAGAGCGGGCTGCACAACTCGGTCATCATCGCCGACGGGGGCAAGATCATTGCCGAGCGCTTCAAGGTCGACCTGCCCAACTACGGCGAGTTTGACGAGAAGCGGGTCTTCCAGGCCGGTCCCGATATGCCCGGTCCGGTCAATTTCCGTGGCGTGCGCCTGGGCATCCCGATCTGCGAGGACATCTGGGGCGAGCTCGGCGTCTGCGAGACACTGGCCGAGAGCGGCGCCGAAATCCTGCTGGTGCCCAACGGCTCGCCCTACTACCGCGCTAAGATGGACGTGCGCCATCAGGTGGCGATCCGCCAGGTGATCGAGAGCGGCCTGCCGCTGCTCTATGCCAACCAGCTTGGTGGCCAGGACGAGCTCGTTTTCGACGGCGCATCCTTTGCCATCAACACCGATCATTCGCTGGCCTTCCAGATGAGCCAGTTCGAGGAAACGGTGGCGATCACGACGTGGAAGCGAAATGGCGAGGGCTGGGCCTGTGTCGAAGGCCCGATGTCGAAGATCCCCGAGCGCGAGGAGGCCGACTATCGCGCCTGCATGCTGGGCCTGCGTGACTACGTCAACAAGAACGGTTTCAAGAACGTCGTGCTCGGCCTGTCCGGCGGCATCGATTCGGCGATCTGCGCAGCGCTTGCCGTCGACGCGCTTGGCGAGGAGCGTCTGAGGGCGATCATGATGCCCTATCGCTATACGTCGAAGGACTCGCTCAAGGACGCCGAGGATTGTGCCCGTGCTCTCGGCTGCCGTTATGACATCGTGCCGATCCACGAGCCCGTCGACGGTTTTTCGCATGCGCTCACCCAGCTGTTCGAGGGTACCAAGGAAGGTATCACCGAAGAAAACCTGCAGAGCCGCGCCCGCGGCACGATCCTGATGGCGGTGTCCAACAAGTTCGGTTCAATGGTGGTCACGACAGGCAACAAGAGCGAGATGTCAGTCGGCTACGCCACGCTTTACGGCGACATGAATGGCGGCTTCAATCCGATCAAGGACCTCTACAAGATGCAGGTCTACGCGCTGTCGCGCTGGCGCAACACGCATGTGCCGCCAGGCGCGCTCGGGCCTTCGGGCGAGGTCATTCCGAAAAACATCATCGACAAGGCGCCGTCGGCGGAACTGCGGGAAAACCAGACCGACCAGGATTCGCTGCCGCCTTATCCGGTGCTGGACGACATCCTTGAGTGCCTGGTCGAGAACGAGATGGGCGTCGACGAAATCTTTGCACGCGGCCACGACCGCGACACCGTGCACCGCATCGAGCACCTGCTCTACATTGCCGAATACAAGCGTCGGCAGGCGGCGCCTGGGGTGAAGATCACCAAGAAAAATTTTGGCCGCGATCGGCGCTATCCGATCACGAACAGATTCAGGGATCGCGGCTAA